In one Arenibacter antarcticus genomic region, the following are encoded:
- the glpK gene encoding glycerol kinase GlpK: MADYILALDQGTTSSRAVVIDKKGNIVSVAQKEFTQYFPKPGWVEHDPLEIWSSQAGMAAEATSKKGIYGSDIAAIGITNQRETVVVWDKNNGQPVYNAIVWQDKRTSDYCDQLKKQGKSQLIREKTGLVIDSYFSGTKVKWILDNVEGAREKAEAGDLLLGTIDSWLIWNMTKGELHITDVTNASRTLLFNINTLEWDQELLDLFSIPKSMLPQVKESSEVYGHTNPNFFASKIPIAGIAGDQQAALFGQMCTKPGMVKNTYGTGCFMLMNIGEKPIVSENNLLTTIAWKINGKTQYALEGSIFIAGAVVQWLRDGIKIIKKSSDIEALAATVKSTEGVYFVPAFAGLGAPYWDQHAQGTIFGLTRGSTDAHIARAAIESIAFQTMDVLKAMEADSNIKIKELRVDGGATVNDMLMQFQSDVLNTATVRPKVIETTVMGAAYLAGLAVGFWDSLEEIQEIWQTDANFTPSTERKEIEANIKGWYRAVKALQYWSDQNS; encoded by the coding sequence ATGGCAGATTACATTTTGGCTTTAGATCAGGGTACTACCAGTTCCCGTGCGGTTGTTATCGACAAGAAGGGCAACATTGTTTCGGTTGCACAAAAAGAATTTACGCAATATTTTCCGAAACCCGGGTGGGTAGAGCACGATCCCTTGGAAATATGGTCCTCCCAAGCAGGAATGGCCGCGGAAGCCACTTCCAAGAAAGGCATTTACGGTTCGGATATTGCCGCAATAGGCATCACCAACCAACGAGAAACCGTAGTGGTTTGGGACAAAAACAATGGTCAGCCTGTATACAATGCCATCGTTTGGCAAGATAAACGGACCTCCGACTATTGCGACCAGTTAAAAAAACAGGGAAAGTCGCAACTGATCCGTGAAAAAACAGGATTGGTTATAGATTCCTATTTTTCGGGTACCAAGGTAAAGTGGATATTAGACAATGTGGAAGGCGCAAGAGAAAAGGCCGAAGCAGGGGACCTATTATTAGGAACCATAGATTCTTGGCTCATTTGGAATATGACCAAAGGGGAATTACATATCACCGATGTCACCAATGCATCCAGAACCTTACTCTTTAATATTAACACCTTGGAATGGGACCAAGAACTCTTGGACCTGTTCTCCATTCCAAAATCCATGCTGCCACAGGTAAAGGAATCCAGTGAAGTATACGGTCATACCAATCCCAATTTTTTTGCTTCCAAAATTCCAATTGCAGGAATAGCAGGGGATCAGCAGGCAGCCTTATTCGGACAAATGTGCACCAAACCTGGAATGGTAAAAAACACCTATGGTACGGGTTGCTTTATGCTGATGAACATAGGGGAAAAACCTATTGTTTCCGAAAACAATCTCCTCACCACCATTGCTTGGAAAATTAACGGAAAGACGCAGTATGCACTGGAAGGAAGTATTTTCATTGCCGGTGCCGTGGTACAATGGCTAAGGGATGGTATAAAAATCATAAAGAAATCATCGGATATAGAAGCCTTGGCAGCTACTGTAAAAAGTACTGAAGGCGTTTATTTTGTTCCCGCATTTGCAGGTTTGGGAGCACCATACTGGGACCAGCATGCCCAAGGCACCATCTTTGGCCTTACCCGTGGTAGTACCGATGCGCATATAGCCAGAGCGGCGATAGAGTCCATCGCCTTTCAGACTATGGATGTACTAAAGGCCATGGAGGCCGATTCCAATATAAAGATCAAGGAACTTCGAGTAGATGGTGGGGCCACCGTAAATGATATGCTGATGCAATTTCAGTCCGATGTCCTAAATACAGCTACTGTACGTCCAAAAGTGATAGAAACCACCGTTATGGGGGCCGCATATTTGGCGGGATTGGCAGTGGGCTTTTGGGATAGTCTAGAAGAAATCCAAGAAATATGGCAGACCGATGCCAATTTTACGCCCAGCACCGAACGAAAAGAAATTGAAGCCAACATTAAAGGCTGGTATAGGGCTGTTAAGGCTTTGCAATATTGGTCAGATCAAAATTCTTAA
- the pgmB gene encoding beta-phosphoglucomutase, whose product MKKTGFIFDLDGVIVDTAKYHYLAWRKLANELGFEFTVAQNEMFKGVSRKKCLEILLNIGGITATTEQFDRWMIEKNEDYLTYIEKMDRSEILPDVDKVLSYLKSKGMPIALGSASKNAIPILEKVGLTDYFDVVVDGNHVTKAKPDPEVFLIAAKKLGVPTQNCVVFEDAIAGIEAANKAHMVSIGIGDAKTLSSAKHVFGNFEEMDTAFLDMLIGAVN is encoded by the coding sequence ATGAAAAAAACCGGATTTATCTTCGATTTGGACGGGGTGATAGTCGATACCGCCAAATACCATTATTTGGCCTGGAGAAAATTGGCCAATGAATTGGGATTTGAATTCACCGTAGCGCAAAATGAAATGTTTAAAGGAGTAAGTCGAAAAAAATGTCTGGAAATCCTGTTGAATATTGGTGGAATTACGGCAACAACGGAACAATTTGATCGATGGATGATAGAAAAGAATGAAGACTACCTTACTTATATTGAAAAGATGGATCGTTCGGAAATCTTGCCCGATGTGGACAAAGTATTATCCTATCTAAAATCCAAAGGCATGCCTATTGCTTTGGGATCTGCTAGTAAAAATGCAATTCCCATATTGGAAAAAGTTGGACTTACAGATTATTTTGATGTTGTGGTAGATGGAAACCACGTCACCAAGGCCAAACCAGATCCTGAAGTCTTTTTGATAGCTGCAAAAAAGCTAGGGGTTCCAACTCAAAATTGTGTGGTTTTTGAAGATGCAATTGCAGGAATAGAGGCAGCTAATAAAGCCCATATGGTAAGCATTGGAATAGGAGATGCCAAAACCTTATCGAGCGCTAAACACGTTTTTGGAAATTTTGAGGAAATGGATACCGCCTTTTTAGATATGCTTATCGGAGCGGTTAATTAG
- a CDS encoding glycerophosphodiester phosphodiesterase family protein, producing MNKPLVIGHRGAMGHETENTLASVQKALDLGVDMIEIDVFKIRSGEIVVFHDVSLERLTDGTGKIEAYNYDDLQNLTLEGGHKIPTLQEVINLMDKKAHLNIELKGSNTADRVNFIINYYVREKGWPLDKFLISSFKWEELKRMRALNPQIRIAILTDKDPLQAIAIGEELNALAINPYYKTLTLENVDKIQKEGFKVYPYTVNEVEDIKSMKQMGVDGIITNYPERID from the coding sequence ATGAATAAACCTTTGGTCATAGGTCATAGGGGTGCCATGGGGCACGAGACCGAAAACACCTTGGCATCGGTTCAAAAAGCGTTGGATCTAGGGGTAGACATGATCGAAATTGACGTCTTTAAAATTAGAAGTGGGGAAATTGTGGTGTTCCACGATGTGAGTTTGGAAAGGCTCACCGATGGAACCGGCAAAATAGAAGCCTATAATTATGATGACCTTCAGAATTTGACTTTAGAAGGTGGGCATAAAATCCCCACCTTACAGGAGGTCATTAATTTAATGGATAAAAAGGCCCATTTAAATATAGAGCTGAAGGGGAGCAATACAGCCGATAGGGTGAATTTTATAATCAACTATTACGTAAGGGAAAAGGGTTGGCCTCTTGATAAATTTTTAATTTCGAGTTTTAAATGGGAAGAACTAAAAAGGATGAGAGCATTAAATCCGCAGATAAGAATTGCTATATTGACGGACAAAGACCCTTTACAAGCTATTGCCATAGGGGAGGAATTAAATGCCCTGGCGATCAATCCATATTATAAGACCCTTACCTTAGAGAATGTAGATAAAATTCAAAAAGAAGGCTTTAAAGTGTATCCTTATACTGTAAATGAAGTTGAGGACATAAAATCCATGAAACAAATGGGCGTAGATGGCATTATCACCAATTATCCCGAACGAATAGATTAA
- a CDS encoding LacI family DNA-binding transcriptional regulator — MKKKITLKHIARELGVSISTVSKALKNSVEIGADTKEKIQVYAKLHNYKPNNIAVSLKNKRTKNIGVIIPDIVHHFFTTVLRGIENYAITQGYNVIVCLSDESFDKEVINMELLANGSIDGFIMALSAGTQLKGDYNHLKEVTEQGIPLVLFDRVTNEINCDKVVINDREGAYQAVTKFIKDGRTKIAMITTDERFSVSRDRTAGYKQALLDNNMTYDERLILKFPTMEIDEKAIEDFFNTTQVDAVLSVNEIFGIASMRFVQTIGLRIPEDISFIGFTDGILSKYASPGLTAVAQHGELMGEIAAQMLIEKIEIEVEVEEEEIYVTRILEPTLIERGSTRNHKS, encoded by the coding sequence TTGAAAAAAAAAATTACGCTGAAACACATTGCGAGGGAATTGGGAGTTTCTATTTCTACGGTATCCAAAGCGTTGAAAAACAGTGTGGAAATTGGGGCGGATACCAAGGAAAAGATTCAGGTTTATGCCAAATTGCACAACTATAAACCCAATAATATTGCCGTTAGTTTAAAGAATAAAAGAACTAAAAATATAGGCGTTATAATCCCCGATATTGTACACCACTTTTTTACCACCGTTTTACGGGGGATAGAAAATTATGCAATTACTCAGGGATACAATGTTATTGTATGTCTATCGGATGAATCATTTGACAAGGAAGTCATCAATATGGAGCTGTTGGCAAATGGGAGTATCGATGGCTTTATTATGGCCCTTTCTGCTGGCACCCAATTAAAGGGAGATTACAATCACTTAAAAGAAGTTACGGAGCAGGGAATTCCCTTGGTGCTTTTTGATCGGGTAACTAATGAGATCAATTGTGATAAAGTGGTTATTAATGATCGGGAAGGAGCTTACCAGGCAGTGACAAAATTTATAAAGGACGGAAGGACTAAAATTGCCATGATTACCACCGATGAACGTTTTAGTGTTAGTAGGGATCGTACTGCTGGCTATAAGCAGGCATTGTTGGATAATAATATGACTTATGACGAGCGACTTATCCTTAAATTTCCTACTATGGAAATAGATGAAAAAGCCATTGAGGACTTTTTTAATACCACCCAGGTAGATGCCGTTCTTAGCGTAAATGAAATATTTGGGATAGCGAGTATGCGTTTTGTCCAAACCATTGGATTACGGATTCCGGAAGATATTTCCTTTATAGGATTTACTGATGGGATTTTATCCAAATACGCTAGTCCTGGACTTACTGCTGTTGCTCAGCATGGAGAACTGATGGGTGAAATTGCTGCGCAGATGCTTATCGAAAAAATAGAAATAGAGGTAGAGGTGGAGGAAGAAGAAATCTATGTCACCAGAATATTGGAGCCTACCCTCATAGAGCGTGGGTCTACCAGAAACCATAAATCTTAA
- a CDS encoding TspO/MBR family protein, with product MKKQYTYIGISVAICLLVGFLSSFATQSSVNDWYLQLNKPWFNPPSWIFAPVWTLLYILIGIAAGRVWAKGFYHIWVKTALYHFGIQLLFNALWSIVFFGFKNTFGALLIILTLLVLLIFTIKWFRVVDKIAAYLLIPYLLWVCFAIVLNFKIWELN from the coding sequence TTGAAAAAACAATATACCTATATCGGAATCTCGGTAGCGATCTGCCTCTTGGTTGGATTCTTATCTAGTTTTGCAACGCAAAGCTCGGTAAACGATTGGTATTTACAGCTAAACAAACCCTGGTTTAATCCCCCTAGTTGGATTTTCGCTCCGGTGTGGACCCTTCTTTATATTTTAATAGGCATTGCCGCAGGAAGGGTATGGGCGAAAGGGTTTTATCATATTTGGGTGAAAACGGCCCTATACCATTTTGGGATACAATTGTTGTTTAATGCCTTATGGAGTATTGTTTTTTTCGGTTTCAAAAACACCTTTGGAGCGTTACTGATTATCCTTACCTTATTAGTATTGTTGATCTTCACCATAAAATGGTTTAGAGTGGTAGATAAAATCGCAGCTTATCTCCTAATCCCTTATCTACTTTGGGTCTGTTTTGCCATTGTTCTCAACTTTAAAATTTGGGAGTTAAACTGA
- a CDS encoding NAD(P)/FAD-dependent oxidoreductase, with the protein MYDVLILGGGAAGFYAAIHIAESDPELKVAIMERGKEVLGKVKVSGGGRCNVTHAEFDPKELVKNYPRGEKELLGPFHSYCSGDTVAFFEERGISLKIEPDGRMFPTSNSSQTIIDCLVNETDRLGVKVFRNSSVTGITKVLEDDREDSAYWSIQTIRNTYRTKKLLVSTGSNPKIWGMLEAMGHTIVPPVPSLFTFNIKDDRISGIPGVSTKARINIVPGQAHIGRFNAALKKYGIQLSDLESEGPLLITHWGMSGPGILRLSAWGALFLNELNYRFPIRVNWLPDYHEGAVLGELQKIKEIEGKKTVLRTKSFDLPKRLWVSLVKASEITETDKWADISKTQLQNLAMQLTDSQFQVTGKSTFKEEFVTAGGIDLKEINFKTYESKLVPNLYFAGEIINVDAITGGFNFQNAWTGAYIAARGIVRNGES; encoded by the coding sequence ATGTACGACGTACTTATACTAGGAGGAGGGGCCGCTGGGTTTTATGCCGCTATCCATATTGCAGAATCGGATCCCGAACTTAAAGTGGCCATCATGGAGAGGGGCAAAGAGGTTTTGGGGAAAGTTAAGGTTTCCGGTGGCGGACGTTGTAATGTTACCCACGCTGAATTTGATCCCAAGGAACTTGTAAAGAATTATCCCCGTGGCGAAAAGGAATTGTTGGGTCCCTTTCATTCCTATTGTAGTGGGGATACCGTTGCTTTTTTTGAGGAAAGGGGTATTTCATTAAAGATAGAACCAGACGGGCGCATGTTTCCCACCAGCAATTCTTCCCAAACCATAATAGATTGTCTGGTAAACGAAACCGATAGATTGGGTGTTAAAGTATTTAGGAATAGTTCGGTAACCGGAATAACCAAGGTGTTGGAGGATGATAGGGAAGATTCAGCGTATTGGAGCATACAAACCATACGAAATACCTACCGCACTAAAAAACTTTTGGTTAGCACGGGAAGCAACCCTAAAATCTGGGGTATGCTAGAGGCAATGGGTCATACTATAGTACCTCCGGTGCCATCCTTGTTTACCTTTAATATTAAAGACGATAGAATTTCCGGAATCCCGGGGGTGAGTACTAAGGCTAGAATAAATATCGTTCCTGGGCAGGCCCATATAGGAAGATTTAATGCCGCCCTAAAAAAATATGGGATACAGCTTTCCGATCTAGAGTCCGAAGGACCCCTTCTAATTACCCATTGGGGAATGAGCGGACCTGGGATCTTAAGGCTATCGGCATGGGGTGCTTTGTTTTTAAACGAACTAAACTACAGATTTCCCATACGGGTAAATTGGCTGCCCGATTATCACGAAGGGGCAGTACTGGGTGAGCTTCAAAAAATAAAGGAAATAGAAGGAAAAAAAACAGTGCTGCGGACCAAATCTTTTGATCTTCCCAAAAGATTGTGGGTCAGTTTGGTAAAAGCCTCTGAAATCACAGAGACCGATAAATGGGCCGATATTTCCAAAACCCAGTTACAGAATTTAGCAATGCAACTGACGGACTCTCAATTTCAAGTGACTGGAAAAAGTACTTTTAAGGAAGAATTTGTTACCGCAGGTGGGATTGACCTTAAAGAAATTAATTTCAAAACCTATGAAAGCAAATTAGTTCCCAACCTGTATTTTGCAGGGGAAATCATCAATGTAGATGCTATTACCGGGGGATTTAACTTTCAAAATGCCTGGACGGGCGCCTATATAGCCGCCCGAGGAATTGTAAGGAACGGGGAATCCTAG
- a CDS encoding alpha-amylase family protein, translating to MAQTKDNERDATQDSHGRKTVVYQVFTRLFGNTNTTNKPWGTIDENGVGKMADFSKKALQEIRDLGVTHIWYTGIPHHALIGDYTSFGISNDDPDIVKGRAGSPYAVKDYYSVNPDLAKNPNKRMAEFKALVKRSHAAGLKVIIDLVPNHVARKYEGKNNPKGVSDFGANDTKNVVYDKNNNFYYNPLEVFKVPEWRHGYLPLGGEKYDMGVDKFVEAPAKWTGNGSSLSQPDFNDWYETVKINYGVRPDGARDFDSLPEHFDQKDYSEHVVFWSDKEVPDSWIKFRDIALYWLQLGVDGFRYDMAEMVPVEFWSFLNSTIKMENPDAFLLAEVYQPSLYRDYIFKGKMDYLYDKVEFYDGLIPIMQGHGWTDHIPLVQGGLFDIEHHMLHFLENHDEVRIPSSEFLGNAEQAKPGMVVSATISTSPTMIYFGQEVGEPAAENPGFGSPGRTSIFDYIGVPHLQRWVNNKKFDGGKLSPQEKDLRGFYKSLLNFTINSSALMGAYRDIHFYNRDHTEYYNYRVLSFVRWSENEKLIIIANFDAHDGFGFELKLPEEIIEEWGLQNGSYKLQDQLIPATEKTLKVHNGIGEVRIDLQPLESLILSLKGIN from the coding sequence ATGGCCCAAACCAAGGATAACGAAAGAGATGCTACCCAAGATTCGCATGGGAGGAAAACGGTGGTATACCAGGTGTTTACCAGATTGTTCGGGAATACCAATACTACCAATAAACCCTGGGGTACCATTGACGAAAATGGTGTGGGTAAAATGGCCGATTTCTCAAAAAAAGCATTGCAGGAAATTAGGGATTTGGGGGTTACCCATATCTGGTATACGGGTATTCCCCATCATGCATTGATTGGCGATTATACGAGCTTCGGCATCTCTAATGACGATCCAGATATAGTGAAAGGAAGGGCAGGATCGCCATATGCCGTAAAGGACTACTACAGTGTAAATCCGGATCTGGCCAAAAATCCCAACAAAAGAATGGCAGAGTTTAAGGCCTTGGTGAAAAGGAGTCATGCTGCAGGTTTAAAGGTGATTATAGATTTGGTGCCCAACCATGTCGCAAGAAAATACGAAGGCAAGAATAACCCAAAAGGAGTGTCGGACTTTGGGGCCAATGACACTAAAAATGTGGTCTACGATAAGAACAATAATTTTTATTACAATCCACTAGAGGTATTTAAAGTACCGGAATGGCGTCATGGATATCTGCCCTTGGGTGGGGAGAAATATGATATGGGCGTGGATAAATTTGTGGAAGCCCCCGCAAAATGGACCGGTAATGGGTCTAGCTTATCCCAGCCAGATTTTAATGACTGGTACGAGACGGTAAAGATAAATTATGGTGTGCGTCCGGATGGTGCTAGGGATTTTGATTCCCTTCCAGAACATTTTGATCAAAAGGATTATTCCGAACATGTTGTTTTTTGGTCCGATAAGGAAGTGCCCGATTCTTGGATAAAATTCAGGGATATCGCTCTTTATTGGCTACAATTAGGGGTTGATGGATTTCGGTACGATATGGCCGAAATGGTTCCCGTGGAGTTTTGGAGCTTTTTAAATTCGACCATAAAAATGGAAAACCCCGACGCCTTTTTATTGGCAGAGGTATATCAGCCAAGCCTATATCGAGATTATATTTTTAAGGGGAAAATGGATTACCTGTATGATAAGGTAGAGTTTTACGATGGCCTAATACCTATTATGCAAGGTCACGGTTGGACAGACCATATCCCTTTAGTACAAGGGGGTTTGTTTGATATTGAGCACCATATGCTCCATTTTTTGGAGAACCATGATGAGGTGCGTATCCCTAGCTCAGAGTTTCTCGGTAATGCCGAACAGGCAAAACCCGGGATGGTAGTCTCGGCTACTATTAGCACTTCACCAACTATGATCTACTTTGGTCAGGAGGTTGGGGAGCCGGCCGCTGAAAATCCGGGATTTGGATCTCCGGGACGCACTTCCATTTTCGATTATATAGGGGTGCCTCATTTGCAACGCTGGGTAAACAATAAGAAATTTGACGGTGGAAAATTATCTCCTCAGGAAAAAGACCTTAGAGGATTTTATAAAAGCCTGCTCAACTTTACCATTAACAGTAGTGCGTTAATGGGAGCTTATAGAGATATTCATTTTTACAATAGGGACCATACGGAATATTATAATTATAGGGTATTGTCCTTTGTACGATGGTCGGAAAATGAAAAACTAATAATTATCGCTAATTTTGATGCTCATGATGGCTTCGGATTTGAACTAAAGCTCCCCGAAGAAATAATTGAGGAATGGGGGCTGCAAAATGGGAGTTATAAACTGCAGGACCAATTGATACCGGCAACGGAGAAAACGTTGAAGGTCCACAATGGCATTGGGGAAGTGAGAATAGATTTACAACCTTTAGAATCCCTAATTTTAAGTTTGAAAGGAATTAATTGA
- a CDS encoding MIP/aquaporin family protein, which yields MTPFIAEIIGTFFLILLGGGVVANVVLEKTKSNDLGWMVITTAWGLAVFVGVVVAAPYSGAHLNPAVSIGLAVAGKFSWALVPSYVLAQFIGAMLGALMVWLVYIDHFNATENKELKRVVFCTAPAIRNPISNFFSEVVGTFALVFVVLYFTDATITDSGTAIGLGSLGALPVAFLVWSIGLSLGGTTGYAINPARDLGPRIIHAIIPLKNKAGNDWGYSWIPVVGPILGATLAGLLMLVLH from the coding sequence ATGACTCCATTTATTGCCGAAATAATCGGCACCTTCTTTCTTATTCTCCTCGGTGGCGGCGTTGTTGCCAATGTTGTCCTGGAAAAAACAAAATCCAATGACCTTGGGTGGATGGTAATCACCACCGCTTGGGGCCTGGCAGTTTTCGTGGGAGTAGTAGTAGCTGCCCCATATAGCGGCGCCCACCTTAACCCTGCGGTAAGCATTGGCTTGGCAGTAGCAGGCAAATTTAGTTGGGCCTTGGTGCCCTCCTATGTATTGGCCCAATTTATTGGAGCCATGCTGGGTGCCTTAATGGTGTGGTTAGTATATATTGATCATTTTAATGCAACTGAGAATAAAGAGCTAAAAAGGGTGGTGTTTTGTACCGCACCTGCAATCAGAAATCCCATATCCAACTTCTTTAGCGAGGTGGTCGGCACCTTTGCCCTGGTATTTGTAGTGCTCTATTTTACCGATGCCACCATTACAGATTCGGGGACCGCTATAGGACTGGGTTCTTTGGGCGCCCTCCCCGTAGCGTTTCTAGTATGGTCCATAGGACTTTCGCTTGGCGGGACCACAGGTTATGCCATAAATCCGGCCAGAGATCTGGGACCAAGGATAATACATGCAATTATTCCCTTAAAAAATAAGGCAGGTAACGATTGGGGCTACTCTTGGATTCCGGTAGTAGGTCCTATCCTAGGTGCTACACTTGCAGGATTATTGATGTTGGTGTTACACTAG